A window of Candidatus Dadabacteria bacterium genomic DNA:
GGGCAGATATACCTTGAGAGCGATCTTTTCTACTCGGGTGTGCGACCCGCCATTAACGTCGGTCTTTCGGTTTCAAGGGTGGGAGGGAGCGCTCAGATAAAGGCGATGAAAAACATCGCCGGAACACTGAGGCTTGAGCTTGCCCAGTACAGGGAAGTCGAGGCGTTTGCGCAGTTCGCTTCCGACCTTGACAGGGTAACACAGAACCAGCTTGCCCGCGGAAGCAGGCTTGTCGAGGCCCTCAAACAGGATCAGTACGAACCACAGGCGGTTGAAAAGCAGATCCTGATCATATTTGCAGTTACAAACGGCTATGTTGACGACTATCCGGTATCCGCAGTGAGAAAATACGAGAGGGAGCTTTCTTCTTTCATGGAATCGAAGTATCCTCAGTATCTTGCGGAGATAAAAGAGAAGAAAGTTGTTTCGGACGAACTTGAGGAAAAGCTCGCAGCAGCGCTTGACGAGCTTAAAAACCAGTTGGGCGAGCTTGCCTGATATAGCAGCGGGAAAGGATAATGCCGAGCCTTAAACAGATAACGACAAAAATAAAGAGCGTAAGGAGCACGCGGCGGATAATGGGCGCCATGAAGCTCATAGCCGCCGTGCGTCTGCAGAAGGCCCAGGCCGCTCTTATGGCCTACAGGCCTTATTCTGATGCGTACCGCGACGTGGTTTTAAACGTGGCGGCACTTTCAGAATCGGAGGATCATCCCCTTCTTCGGGTCCCGGAGGAAAAAGCGAACCTGCACGTTCTGTTCTTTACTTCCGACAGGGGACTGTGCGGAAGTTTTAACAGTGCCTTGATAAGGAACATGCAACGCTATATCGAGGAGCAGAACGAAGTTTTCGGGAACATAAAGCTGAGTTTCGTCGGAAGACGGGGACGGGATTACTTCTCGAGAAGCGGGGTTGGCACAGGCAAATACTACACAGGAGTCAATGAAAGGAACTCCCGGAAATTCTCGGAGGAACTGGCCGCGGCGCTCACAGAGGAGTTCAGGGTCGGGGAGAGCGACGAAGTAGTGCTTGCGTATAACCACTTTGTTTCCGCTATTTCCCAGAGGATGACTTTTGAGAGACTTCTTCCGCTTTCGGCCCAGGAAACCGACGATGGTGGTGCGGAGAGTTCATCAGATTACATATTCGAGCCGGAGAAGGAACGGATAATAGGTTCGATTCTTCCGAAATACGTTCAGGTGAGAATCGAGCGCGCCATGAACGAGTCGCTCACGAGCGAGCACGCGGCGCGCATGACCGCGATGGAAAACGCAACCAGCAACGCGGACGAGGTAATAGCAAAGCTTACCCTGCTTTTTAACAAGACCAGGCAGGCAATCATTACAACGGAGCTTATGGATATCGTTAACGGTACGGAAGCTCAAAGGAAAGGAGGCAACGAGTAGAGATGAGTATTGAATCAGCTTTTACAGCAGGCGGCGGAGGTGCCGAAGCGGCAAACGGTGCCGACCTGGGAATCGGGAAAATAATTCAGGTAACGGGTCCGGTGGTGGATGTCGAATTCTCGGAGGGAGCTCTTCCCACCGTGTTTACGGCTCTTAAGGTAACGAATCCGGCCCTTGGGGAAACCGAGTGGAACTTGGTTCTGGAAGTTGCCCAGCAGCTGGGGGGAGGCCGCGTAAGATGCATCGCCATGGACTCGACCGAGGGGCTTAAAAGAGGACAGGATGCCCTTAACACCGGCGATGGAATAACAATCCCGGTCGGCAAGGAAGCTCTCGGGAGACTGCTTAACGTGGTCGGAGAACCGATAGATGAGGCTGGCCCCGTAGAGACTGAGGAGCGTTGGCCCATTCACCGTCCCGCGCCCGAATTCGTCGAACAAAGCACCAAAATGGAGCTTTTCGAGACCGGCATAAAGGTTATCGATCTTCTTGCTCCTTTTCTTAAGGGCGGGAAAATCGGTCTTTTCGGCGGAGCAGGAGTAGGCAAGACCGTTTTGCTGATGGAGCTCATCCATAACATAGCCAAGGAATACGGCGGTTACTCGGTTTTCGGCGGAGTGGGAGAGAGAACCAGGGAAGGAAACGACCTTTACTGGGAGATGAAGGAATCTGGGGTTCTTGGAAACACGGGACTCATATTCGGACAGATGAACGAGCCTCCGGGAGCGAGAGCCAGGGTTGCCCTTACGGCGCTTACGCTCGCCGAGTATTTCCGCGACACCCAGGGTCAGGACGTCCTTCTTTTCATCGACAACATTTTCCGCTTTACCCAGGCGGGCTCCGAAGTGTCGGCCCTTCTAGGAAGAACACCTTCTGCTGTTGGTTACCAGCCGACTCTCTCGACTGACCTCGGGGAACTCCAGGAGAGAATCACTTCGACCGTAAAAGGCTCGATCACCTCCGTGCAGGCGATTTACGTTCCTGCGGACGACCTTACGGATCCTGCTCCCGCAACTACCTTTGCGCACCTTGACGGAACCATCGTTCTCTCAAGGCAGTTGACCGAACTTGGAATATATCCTGCTGTTGATCCACTTGACTCGGCCTCGAACATTCTTGATCCGAGAATAGTCGGAGACGAGCACTACAGGGTCGCCAGGGAAGTCCAGGAAGTTCTGCAGCGTTACAAGCAGCTCCAGGAGATAATCGCGATTCTCGGTATGGACGAACTCTCAGAAGAGGATAAGCTCACGGTTGCACGCGCCAGAAAGGTCCAGAGGTATCTCTCGCAGCCTTTCCATGTGGCCGAGCAGTTTACGGGCACCCCAGGAAAGTACGTTCCCATCAAACAGACTATAGAAGCTTTCGGCGAGATTATCTCGGGCAACATGGATGATATTCCCGAGCAGGCTTTCTACATGGTGGGTAATCTTGACGAAGTACGCGAGAAGGCGACGGCAATCGCCTCCTGACGGGAGATCTGAAAATTGGCTGAAAAACTGCGACTCAAAATAATAACCCCCGAGAGGCTCGTGTTTGACGGCGAGGTCGAGGAACTGGTAGCCCCCGGCCAGATGGGGGAATTCGGTGTTTTGCCGGGTCACGTGCCTTTTCTTTCTGTGCTTTTTCCGGGGAGACTCAGGTTCAAAACCGAGGAGTCGGGAGAAAGCACTCTCATAATCCATGGTGGCCTCGCGGACGTAAAGGATGACACCATCAGTATTCTTACCGACCAGCCGGAGAATCCCGAAGAGGTTGACGTCGCGGCCGCCAGAAAAGACGCCGAGGTCTTTCAGAAGGAAATTGATGAGCTTCAGGACACAGAAGCTTCGGAAAGAGAGGAGCTTGATAGGAAGCTCAGGATAGCACGCGCTCGAACTGGAGAATAACCTTTCTTTGGAACTTGCCTTAACTGCGCTAACAGCGGTCTAGCTGCACTTTGAGAACCCGCATCCCCTACAGGTAACACAGCCGGATTCAAATGCAAGAGCCTTGCTTCCGCAGTCCGGGCACTGCTCAAGCATAAGATCCGTTGAAACCTTCTGGGTGCCGCCGTTTGCCTCCGCGACAGGATTGGCTTCGTCGCTGGCTTTCTCTTTTGTTACGAAGTGGCTTCTCAGCACCTTCGCTATGGCGTCGGGGACGGACATTATGACCCTTCCCCCTGAAAAAACTGGCGAGGAACCTCCAATGGCCTCCAGCTGTTCCACGACATCTCTGACATCGACCCCAGACCTCAGAGACAGAGATATCAGCCTTCCAGTTGCCTCGGCATCCGCCATCGTGGTAAATCCAGATTTTCCAATCTGGACAAAAACTTCAAACGGCTTGCCTTCGTAACTGTTGACAGTCACGTAGAGATTCCCGTACCCAGTTTTTATCGCCTCGGTAAAACCTTCCAAGACTGTTGGTCTCGTGACAGGTTTTACCGCTTCTTTTTGAGTGGGATGAGGGGATGGTGTGAGGTTGGAGTGGGTGGTTGACATCCCTTCATCCCGGGGTGGAGAGTTTGTTTTGTCTTTCGCTTGTTCTTCCGTTATCAGTATTCCTTCCCTGGAACCTTCCCTGTAGACGGTTACTCCCTTGCAGCCGAGTTTCCAGGAGAGGAAATATATCTTCTCGACCTCTTCGAGGCTTATGTCCCTGGGGAGATTAACGGTGCTTGATATGCATGAATCTATGTGCTTCTGAATAGCGGCCTGCATGCGGACCCGCTGTTCCGGCTTTATCTCATGTGAGGTAACGAACGTATCCGGAAGGTCTGCCTCGTCATCCAGCCCGAATTTCTCCATGTACTCAGATACCAGAGGGTGGTAGACCTTGAATTCCTCTTCCGACAGGGATTCTGAGCGCCTGAGATAGGACAGGGCGAACATGGGCTCAACACCGCTTGTGGTTCCCGCGAGAACCGAGCCGCTTCCGACGGGCGGAACCGTGAGTATGCACGCGTTTCTGAGGCCCTGCTTCTTTATTTTGTTCATCACGTTATCGCGCATGGTTTTTACGAACGGATTCGCGATATGGGTTTCCAGGTCAAACACGGGAAAGGTGCCCTTCTCATTGGCAAGGTCTGAGCTGGCTTCATAGACTATGTTCTTTATATGCTCAAAAAGCTCGTCAGTGAATTTTATGCCTTCAGCCGTGTCGTATTTTATGTTGAGCTTGGCAAGCATGTCCCCCAGGCCGGTGAATCCGACCCCTATTCTCCTCGACCTCGAAGACGCTTTTGTCTGGAAGCTCAGGGGATGCTTTTCAATGTTGTAATCCAGTATGTCGTCAAGGAACCTGACGCTGTATTGAAAAGCCTTTTCAAGCTCTTCCCATTCTATTGCGGCGGTTTCTTCGAAAGCGTTTTTGACGAACATGGAGAGATTCACGTTCCCGAGGCAACAGTTGCCGTAGTCCTCAAGCGCCTGCTCGCTGCAGGGGTTCACGCCATTTACTTCCATGTTGGCGTATTCGGTCGGGGAATATCTTTTAACTGTGTCCCAGAATATAAGTCCAGGCTCGGCCGAGGACCATGCTGACTGAACGAGCTTGTCCCATATCTTGCGGGCCCGCACGGTTCTTTTTATTTCGGTTTTCTCGTTTGAGAAGCTGAGTTCGTAGTCAGTGTCTTTTTCCACGGCTTCCATGAACTTGTCATCAACCTTCACCGAGATATTGGCAAACTGTACCTTTGATCTTGCCTCATCGTTCTTTATGTCGAGGAAGTCCATTATGTCGGGGTGATCGACTTTCATGGTTATCATGAGGGCCCCTCTTCTTCCCGCCTGTCCTATGGTTCCGGTAGTTGTGGAGAGAAGATCCATGAACGATACCGCTCCCGTTGAGTATATGGCCGAATTGTTCACCGGCGAGCCTTTCGGTCTCAGGATAGATATATCGGTTCCGACTCCTCCGCCGAAAGAGTAAGTCCTGGCGGCCTCCTTGCACCACTCGAATATTCCCTCTATGGAATCTTCCTTTATCGGCATGTAGTAGCAGTTAAGGAGTGTGGCCCTTCTGTTCTGGCCGGCACCGAACAGTATTCTCCCGCCGGGTATGAACTTGAAATCGGAGAGGAGCCAGTAGAAGTTTTCCTCCCACTGCTTTCTCAGTTCCTTTTTTTCCTCGGGGGACGCTATTTCCCTGGCCACCCTTCGCCACATCTGCTCCGGAGTTTTCTCTGTTATTTCTCCTTTTTCGTTGCGAAGAGCGTATTTCTCGTAGAAAACGCGCGCCCTGAGTGTGTCTCCGCCGAAGGCGTCGATGGTTTTCGCGGGAATTTCTATGGTGTCGCTTGGAGCTTTGACATGCTCCAGAGAGGGTTCCTGAGTCTGGGTTTCTTGTTCATCGACGGCTGCAGTTTTAAGATCGGATGTTCCATTCGCAACGATTTCAGGGTGGTTTTTATCTCCAGGCACACTTTCCTCCTTTTCTGTTCCTTATAAACACTTCCTTCCGGTCTATGCACAAGATGTATTGCTTATCTTGTGCGTGGATTTTATTTAAACACAATATATTGATACTTGTCAAGGAACTATTTTGTTTTCGTTAAGATAAAATTAAAAGGGTTTTTGCAAAGAGAGATCATCGGACCCTGAAATTCAAGTGAGATCAGGTGCTTGCCTCTTCACCCTGAAAGTTTTTCGGCAGCTATGAAACGATAAAATTTTTCTTCACAAGTGCGGAGGGGAAGATTCAGGGTCGGATGGTACGGCTCTTGTGAGAGCCCTGTTTCCCTGTGTTATACTCTCAGGATATGAGAAAGGAAGAAGTTTTTGCCGCGGGGGGAACCGAAGCAGTCTCCGAGGTGCTGGATTTCTGGTTCGGCGAGCTGCGCGAGGGAGAGCTGCCGGATAAAGAGAAGCAGATGACCTGGTGGGCGAAATCGGAGGAGTTCGACGATCTCGTAAGGCGGAGGTTCGAGAAATATGTCCTGTTTGCCGAAAAAGGAGAACTTTCCCGCTGGCTCGAAACCCCCTTGGGCACAGTGGCGTTTATAGTCGTCGTCGATCAGTTTCCAAGGAACATCTACCGCGACACACCGGGAGCGTTTTCAACGGACTCGCTGGCTCTTCGCGCCTGTCTTCGGGGCATTGAGAAGGGATTTGACAGGGACCTTCACCCGGCGCACAGGACGTTTTTCTACCTGCCGCTTATGCACTCGGAGGACCTTGAGATCCAGGAGATGAGTGTTCTTAAGTACTCCGCTCTTGAAAACGAGTATGCCTCGCACCCCCAAATCAAGGAAACCCTTGCCTGTTCAACGGATTTTGCGGGACGGCACTCTGACATAATAAAGAAATTCGGAAGATATCCCCACAGAAACGCGGCTTTGGGAAGAGAATCCACCCCGGAAGAAACCGAGTTTCTAAAAGAGCCTGGAAGCTCTTTCTGAATTCTTTCCACTGACTTTTTTTGTTGTTTAAGGTTATTCAAGCGGGTATTTATATGATGGCCGTAGCGCAGGGCGGGCGTATTTTGTATCAGGGAGAACGTTTGATTGAACATCGAGGAAATATTTAGCCGGACTTACTTGGGCAATCCCACCGAATCGTGGCTCTGGGCTCTGGGGGCGGCGATTGTTTTAGCCTTAGTTTTTAACTTCATTCTGAAAAGGTTCGTAAGGGGGTTTGCCAATCTTGCCGAGAAGACCGAGACAGATCTCGACGATCTGGTTTCAACACTCTTAGGAAAAACCAGCATAGTGCTGATCATAATTTTTTCGGTCTACGTGGCTACCTTCTTCCTTGACCTCACCCAGCAGGTAAGGGAATTCCGGAAAAGCGTGGTGATTATCTGTCTTCTCCTTCAGATCGGTTTATGGGGAGGAGGTTTCATCGACTACTACGTAGCGAAAAAGCTCTCGAAAATCGGCTCCGGTTCCGGCGCCTCCATAACGCACATAAGGAGTCTGGGTTTTTTCGCAAAATCGGTCCTCTGGATAATTCTCGTAATTCTAACGATCGACAACCTAGGTTTTGATCCGACTACGATAATCGCCGGGCTCGGCGTGGGCGGTATAGCAGTGGCGCTTGCTCTCCAGAATGTTCTGGGCGACCTGATAGCTTCGCTTTCCATTATTTTTGACAAGCCTTTTGAAGTCGGGGATTTCATAGTAGTAGACGATATAAGGGGGGATGTCGAGCACATAGGGCTTAAGACCACGCGCCTCAGGAGTCTTTCCGGCGAGCAGCTTGTTTTATCGAATAACGACCTGCTTCAAAGCCGCATAAAAAACTACAAGAGGATGGATTCCCGCAGGATTAATTTTTCTCTGGGCGTGATTTACGAGACATCCTACGATAACGTTGAGAGAATCCCCGGGCTGATAAAAGATATAATAGAGTCGGAAGAGAAAGCGAGGTTCGTCAGAGCGCATTTCAGCAGTTACGGTGATTTTTCCCTTAACTACGACATAGTCTACTTTGTTCTTAGTCCTTTATTTGATGATTATATGGATATACAGCAGAGGATTAATCTGAAGATATTCAAAAAGTTCTCCGATGAGGGAATAGAGTTTGCCTATCCCACACGCAAGATCTTTCTTGATTCGGTAGAAACTGCGTCGACCGGCGCAGGGGCGGGAGACTGAATTGGCCAAAAAAGCGTGGGGAGGCCGCTTTGCTTCCCAGACACACAATATCGCCGAGAAGTTCTCAGAATCGGTAAGTTTCGACAGGCGTCTTTACAAAGAAGACATAAGGGGAAGTATCGCCCACGTGAAGATGCTTCGCGAGACCGGGATTATTTCCCGTAAAGACGCATCCCGAATAACCAAGGGTCTTCGGGAGATCGAAAAGGAAATAGACCGCGGGGAGTTTGCCTTCAGCGAGAGCTACGAGGATATCCATCTCAACATAGAAAAAAGGCTTATCGAGAAAACGGGGTCTTCGGGTGCCATGGTACACACCGCAAGGAGCAGGAACGACCAAGTTCTAACCGACACGAGGCTTTACCTGAGGGGGGAGACAGAAGAGATAATTTCACTTGTGTGCGCCTTGGCGGAGCAGTTCGTTGAACTTTCCGCAAGGAACTTGGGGGTGGTCATACCTCTCTACACCCACATGCAGCGTGCACAGCCGGTGCTTCTGTCCCACCATCTTCTGGCTTACTACGAAATGCTAAAGCGCGACCGCGAGAGGTTTATTAACTGCCTTGCAAGGGTGAATGTGAGCCCGCTTGGAAGCTGTGCCGGGGCGGGAACCTCGTTTCCGATAGACAGAGAGATGACCGCTGAGGATCTGGGGTTTAAATCAGTTTCCAGAAACAGCATTGACGCTGTGAGCGACCGTGATTTCTGCGCGGAGTTCGTATTCTGCTGCTCGATTCTGATGATGCACCTGAGCAGGCTTTCCGAGGAACTTGTTTTGTGGAGTGCAAAGGAGTTTGACTTCGTTGACCTCGGGGACGGGTTCACCACGGGTTCTAGCATAATGCCCCAGAAAAAGAATCCCGACATGTCGGAACTCACCCGGGGAAAAACCGCTAGGGTCTACGGAAACCTGAGTGCACTTCTGACTTTGATGAAAGGACTTCCGCTTTCCTACAACAGGGACATGCAGGAGGATAAAGAGCCTCTTTTCGATACGGTTGACACGGTAAAGCTTTGCCTTCGGGTTAATGTCGAGATGCTGAAGACGCTTGAATTCAAGGAAGAGAACATGAAGAAGGCCCTTGAGGGAGGCTTCGTTACCGCGACCGATGTGGCGGACTACCTGGCCCGCAAGGGTGTCCCGTTCCGTTCGGCCCACGAAACCGTGGGGAAGATAGTTTCTTACGCCGAGCGGGGGGGGAAGGAGCTTTCAGATCTTAAGCTTTCCGAATTCCGCAGATTTTCCAGAAAAATCGACGAGGACATTTTCAAGGTGATAACGTTCTCGGGTTCCGTTGAGAGCAGGAATTCCCTGGGCGGCACTTCAACCTCGAACGTGAGAAAAGAAATAGCAAGTGCCAGAAGGTTCCTCAAAAGATGCATGTAGCCGTTTTTCCGGAAGAGTCGGCAATGATTTTCATTCTGTTTGCGGTGCGCCATGGGTTTTAAGCTCGGGGGACTTTACGTGATTACCGACGAGGGGCTGATTCCGCGCGGTTCTTTCTGCGAAACAGTTGAGAAATCGTTGGCGGGAGGAGCTGACATCGTTCAGTTAAGGGACAAAACTTCTCCGCGCTCGGAAGTCGTCGCCTTGGGCAGGGAACTTCTCGGTATTACGAAGAGGTACGGCGTGCCGCTTATAATAAACGACTCCCCGGAACTCATGATGGAAATAAAGGCCGACGGGGTGCATCTGGGGGAGAATGACCCGAACATAATACCCACGAGAAAAAAACTGGGTAACGGCGCTATCATAGGCGTTTCCTGTTACGGTTCTCTTCCAAGAGGTATACACGCCGAGAGAATGGGTGCCGATTACGTTGTTTT
This region includes:
- the atpG gene encoding ATP synthase F1 subunit gamma, with the protein product MPSLKQITTKIKSVRSTRRIMGAMKLIAAVRLQKAQAALMAYRPYSDAYRDVVLNVAALSESEDHPLLRVPEEKANLHVLFFTSDRGLCGSFNSALIRNMQRYIEEQNEVFGNIKLSFVGRRGRDYFSRSGVGTGKYYTGVNERNSRKFSEELAAALTEEFRVGESDEVVLAYNHFVSAISQRMTFERLLPLSAQETDDGGAESSSDYIFEPEKERIIGSILPKYVQVRIERAMNESLTSEHAARMTAMENATSNADEVIAKLTLLFNKTRQAIITTELMDIVNGTEAQRKGGNE
- the atpD gene encoding F0F1 ATP synthase subunit beta, producing the protein MGIGKIIQVTGPVVDVEFSEGALPTVFTALKVTNPALGETEWNLVLEVAQQLGGGRVRCIAMDSTEGLKRGQDALNTGDGITIPVGKEALGRLLNVVGEPIDEAGPVETEERWPIHRPAPEFVEQSTKMELFETGIKVIDLLAPFLKGGKIGLFGGAGVGKTVLLMELIHNIAKEYGGYSVFGGVGERTREGNDLYWEMKESGVLGNTGLIFGQMNEPPGARARVALTALTLAEYFRDTQGQDVLLFIDNIFRFTQAGSEVSALLGRTPSAVGYQPTLSTDLGELQERITSTVKGSITSVQAIYVPADDLTDPAPATTFAHLDGTIVLSRQLTELGIYPAVDPLDSASNILDPRIVGDEHYRVAREVQEVLQRYKQLQEIIAILGMDELSEEDKLTVARARKVQRYLSQPFHVAEQFTGTPGKYVPIKQTIEAFGEIISGNMDDIPEQAFYMVGNLDEVREKATAIAS
- the atpC gene encoding ATP synthase F1 subunit epsilon yields the protein MAEKLRLKIITPERLVFDGEVEELVAPGQMGEFGVLPGHVPFLSVLFPGRLRFKTEESGESTLIIHGGLADVKDDTISILTDQPENPEEVDVAAARKDAEVFQKEIDELQDTEASEREELDRKLRIARARTGE
- a CDS encoding adenosylcobalamin-dependent ribonucleoside-diphosphate reductase gives rise to the protein MPGDKNHPEIVANGTSDLKTAAVDEQETQTQEPSLEHVKAPSDTIEIPAKTIDAFGGDTLRARVFYEKYALRNEKGEITEKTPEQMWRRVAREIASPEEKKELRKQWEENFYWLLSDFKFIPGGRILFGAGQNRRATLLNCYYMPIKEDSIEGIFEWCKEAARTYSFGGGVGTDISILRPKGSPVNNSAIYSTGAVSFMDLLSTTTGTIGQAGRRGALMITMKVDHPDIMDFLDIKNDEARSKVQFANISVKVDDKFMEAVEKDTDYELSFSNEKTEIKRTVRARKIWDKLVQSAWSSAEPGLIFWDTVKRYSPTEYANMEVNGVNPCSEQALEDYGNCCLGNVNLSMFVKNAFEETAAIEWEELEKAFQYSVRFLDDILDYNIEKHPLSFQTKASSRSRRIGVGFTGLGDMLAKLNIKYDTAEGIKFTDELFEHIKNIVYEASSDLANEKGTFPVFDLETHIANPFVKTMRDNVMNKIKKQGLRNACILTVPPVGSGSVLAGTTSGVEPMFALSYLRRSESLSEEEFKVYHPLVSEYMEKFGLDDEADLPDTFVTSHEIKPEQRVRMQAAIQKHIDSCISSTVNLPRDISLEEVEKIYFLSWKLGCKGVTVYREGSREGILITEEQAKDKTNSPPRDEGMSTTHSNLTPSPHPTQKEAVKPVTRPTVLEGFTEAIKTGYGNLYVTVNSYEGKPFEVFVQIGKSGFTTMADAEATGRLISLSLRSGVDVRDVVEQLEAIGGSSPVFSGGRVIMSVPDAIAKVLRSHFVTKEKASDEANPVAEANGGTQKVSTDLMLEQCPDCGSKALAFESGCVTCRGCGFSKCS
- a CDS encoding DUF924 domain-containing protein yields the protein MRKEEVFAAGGTEAVSEVLDFWFGELREGELPDKEKQMTWWAKSEEFDDLVRRRFEKYVLFAEKGELSRWLETPLGTVAFIVVVDQFPRNIYRDTPGAFSTDSLALRACLRGIEKGFDRDLHPAHRTFFYLPLMHSEDLEIQEMSVLKYSALENEYASHPQIKETLACSTDFAGRHSDIIKKFGRYPHRNAALGRESTPEETEFLKEPGSSF
- a CDS encoding mechanosensitive ion channel family protein, producing MNIEEIFSRTYLGNPTESWLWALGAAIVLALVFNFILKRFVRGFANLAEKTETDLDDLVSTLLGKTSIVLIIIFSVYVATFFLDLTQQVREFRKSVVIICLLLQIGLWGGGFIDYYVAKKLSKIGSGSGASITHIRSLGFFAKSVLWIILVILTIDNLGFDPTTIIAGLGVGGIAVALALQNVLGDLIASLSIIFDKPFEVGDFIVVDDIRGDVEHIGLKTTRLRSLSGEQLVLSNNDLLQSRIKNYKRMDSRRINFSLGVIYETSYDNVERIPGLIKDIIESEEKARFVRAHFSSYGDFSLNYDIVYFVLSPLFDDYMDIQQRINLKIFKKFSDEGIEFAYPTRKIFLDSVETASTGAGAGD
- the argH gene encoding argininosuccinate lyase, with the protein product MAKKAWGGRFASQTHNIAEKFSESVSFDRRLYKEDIRGSIAHVKMLRETGIISRKDASRITKGLREIEKEIDRGEFAFSESYEDIHLNIEKRLIEKTGSSGAMVHTARSRNDQVLTDTRLYLRGETEEIISLVCALAEQFVELSARNLGVVIPLYTHMQRAQPVLLSHHLLAYYEMLKRDRERFINCLARVNVSPLGSCAGAGTSFPIDREMTAEDLGFKSVSRNSIDAVSDRDFCAEFVFCCSILMMHLSRLSEELVLWSAKEFDFVDLGDGFTTGSSIMPQKKNPDMSELTRGKTARVYGNLSALLTLMKGLPLSYNRDMQEDKEPLFDTVDTVKLCLRVNVEMLKTLEFKEENMKKALEGGFVTATDVADYLARKGVPFRSAHETVGKIVSYAERGGKELSDLKLSEFRRFSRKIDEDIFKVITFSGSVESRNSLGGTSTSNVRKEIASARRFLKRCM
- the thiE gene encoding thiamine phosphate synthase, which translates into the protein MGFKLGGLYVITDEGLIPRGSFCETVEKSLAGGADIVQLRDKTSPRSEVVALGRELLGITKRYGVPLIINDSPELMMEIKADGVHLGENDPNIIPTRKKLGNGAIIGVSCYGSLPRGIHAERMGADYVVFGTPWATPTKPGRIPTPFETLVEARTAITGIPIFAIGGIFSHNAAQVLATGVDGVAVITSVFGSDDPEGASRDLRSVLKGHPAV